In the Primulina huaijiensis isolate GDHJ02 unplaced genomic scaffold, ASM1229523v2 scaffold33531, whole genome shotgun sequence genome, ccgaaatttgacatatatgttgatgatataagGTTTAACATTTGATTATatcattctaaaaaaaaaatttgattatatCATAAAATGATAAATACTTNAACCCGAAATTtgacatatatgttgatgatataagGTTTAACATTTGATTATatcattctaaaaaaaaaatttgattatatCATAAAATGATAAATACTTGGTACCTAACGTAGAATAAATAGtgaaaaaaagatatttaaaatttcaattgtAACATGGTTTGAAAATGTGTGAAATTAGCTCGATATCCCAAGAACCCTATCTTATTAGGCAGCTCACATGCGATTCCTGGTCCCACGGTACCAGTGGTGCTCCAATTTTAGATTTCAGACTCGTGTCCAATTTGTCTTCAAATAATCTGATACATTTTCCGTCTCTCAATACCCATTTTGAATTTAGGGTTCTATTTTATTCCATCCATCTTCTTCTTATTCGATTCAGGGCAAGGAGGAGGTGAATTCAAATGAGTTACCAGCAAGGAAACTACCAAGGTATCATTtccttttttgaaaaaaaaataaaaaaaaaatcgattctAATATTTGTTCGATCAGGATATGGGACAATCTATCCTCCGCCTCCGGCTTACCCTTCTGCCCCACCTCAACCGCCGCCGCCCCCATACGGCTACCCTTATCCCGGTTATCAAGGATATCCTCCACCACCGCAGTATTCCCACTGCGATCATCACGATCACGATGGCGGTTCTGGTTGTACCTCCTTTTTACAAGGCTGGTATGTTCCTAATCTTCATTTTACAGAAATCTTCAATTTATTATACCAGAGTTTTTTAATGTCTGAGAAGTTTAGTTAGCGTTTTTCTTTTCCAATTTAGTGACTACAAATTTGATCTCGATCCATGACAAATTGTTAGGATGTCtgttttgttcaaaatttactCTCTGGTTTGAGCTTCTGAACGGTAATGTGTTCTTCAAGCTCAGGTCGTATTATGAAACAACCTGTAGCTACAGCAGCCCGTTTTCTTACTTATAGGCTTACAGAGTTGTACTCGGCCTTAATTCATGAGCCTAGCTTCAAATGTCCATCTATGAATTGCTAGACACAGATTTCATCCTTTGGTATAGATACGAGTCTCGGATGCAGAAGCCCTAAGATTGACACTATCAAGCTAAAGAGAGACACGAGCCTTTGTCTGTCTACGAGTGAAGAAAATGCTGACTTGACCCCCTTGTCAAAGACTCAGGGAAGGGAAACAAACTGAGAAATTTTTGAAGTTTATTGTCACACGCAAAGTTTCAACTATTGCTTATTTCTTAAATGCTATAAAGAATACCTGATTTTGCTGGTGGTGGAGTAAAATGGCTTGATCTGTTATGTTATGAACCAATGTAGAGTCCATCGACTGAGTAGGATAAAGATAGCAGTTATCTTAGAGTAAGACAGGAATACGAGTTGTAACTTTATCATCatcttatttcatatttttactcAGTCTACCTATGAAGGTAAATTCTATTTGGTCACTGTGATCTCTTTTTCCTTGTATAACTTTACTTTGCAGACCAATATACGAGGTCTCTGtagtttttgtttttaagaAATCGTCAAtgtgagaaatattttttgtttgccTGTGCAGTTTAGCTGCCCTTTGTTGCTGTTGTGTATTAGAGGAATGCTGCTTCTGAGGGAACAAGGCAGGCATCATTGTTCCAGCTCATGGAAATACTTTTCATGAGAATGTATTCTTATAACGTGTTATTCTATTCGAGTTATTTAAAGTGAAATTGGAGTGGATTTATGGTTGCCTTTGTAACTGTCCGGACTGATGAATTGTACACGCATGACATGATACTTTGTTGAAATATGGTTCTTGTCTTCTTTTATTCTTTTAGGAAAAAAGGGTTCCGTTAAGTTATAACCAAATCAACATACACATCATCGAAGAGTAATGGTATTAAATCCTTAAATTTCATATCTATCTGGAGAAATAGTCCAACACATGCACCACATGATTAGCTGAACGTGGAAAGCCACACACAGAGAGGTTTTTGGTATTATGGTTTTGTAACTAACTTTACAACTGTTGAAgttttttgctttcttgttgcAGCCAAGAAAAAAGTAAGAATTgtttttcaggaaaaaaaaatcgaaataaaaaattttgcatTAGAGCATGCGATGAGTGTATCGGAGAGATCATTATGGCAACAACGTTTATTTCATTGTGTTATCTACAATCACATTTTTCCAACTCTAACATCGTGAATATGTTCGCCTTCATTCAGTCTTGGCATCTTAACAGCCAGACTCTTGCATGCCCTAAAGGTCATTTCACAGGAAGACATGCAAGGGATCACATTGTTTCATACTCTTTGCGTGTGCCGCCTCACCAAAGGACTATCCCTAATTTCAAACCTAATCAGTTTCTTGAACCCATTCCGAAGAAACTAGAAAGCAACACATCTCATCGCGGACTACATAAATAACTGAAAAACGATAACATGCATACCTGTATTATGTGaatgcatatataaatatacaatatcacACAACTCAAAGGAGCCTAAAGCCTAGGGTTAAGGAGCAACGAGAAGTTGAAATAAGGATAATATTCTAGAAATG is a window encoding:
- the LOC140968222 gene encoding uncharacterized protein, producing the protein MSYQQGNYQGYGTIYPPPPAYPSAPPQPPPPPYGYPYPGYQGYPPPPQYSHCDHHDHDGGSGCTSFLQGCLAALCCCCVLEECCF